One stretch of Juglans microcarpa x Juglans regia isolate MS1-56 chromosome 3D, Jm3101_v1.0, whole genome shotgun sequence DNA includes these proteins:
- the LOC121256174 gene encoding uncharacterized protein LOC121256174 isoform X1: MAIDIAALEERYIDSCKKHGVIPNTAILSGLFKAVVKKSRHEPCSLEIFLDHLKDTDFHPLLELFMELDASEIEAIDVRNESSCMFDGEYALSLMRAVNQKLRRVDLQDFSFGKNFLRDLSKRGLPCQVLALRSSHFRKLNITGEFKRIHTLNLDFSTSLTSFKEDCFTCMPNLMCLSMCETRIINLWTTIAALSKLPSLVELRFQNWLCRNDAGPSATSSEGRSDSRTDFCQSKSAPYIGASSVDIGVITDYNSTTEEALRNLFSLNDVVTNHEAQSMIEDSSDDSDVDFSFRQQEHGYRELSSIFFPRLNEQFDQLNEVSFDPLHSKSGEESLAAAFTRQISDVTLKFVSCHASPICFEKHYRDYMIASLPRLKVLDNLPIKMIDRENATVTFSKYFEYLPYKRKHKESVVSILQKRELRASHSHMQNPMQKSSYTPGKSKYFYTRSLCAAKVGSSAWPLLHPLSIRSNGLGNEGMGFRPRQFEYHPSDSSLMVFGTLDGEVVVVNHEKEQIVSYIPSLGAMNSVLGLCWLKKYPSKLIAGSDNGSLKLYDIQHMPATTVSIYDNSAGSVSFDEFDQLTSVHVNSTDELFLASGYSRNVALYDLSSRRRLQVFTDMHREHINVVKFANHSPSIFATSSFDHDVKLWDLRQKPLHPCYTASSSRGNVMACFSPDDQFLLVSAVDNEVRQLLAVDGRLHLNLEIASTGTSQNYTRSYYMNGRDYIISGSCDEHVVRICCAQTGRRLRDISLEGSGSGSMFVQSLRGDPFRDFNLSILAAYTRPSSKSEIVKVNLLESSDSAKENSFSRNSCPFNSMGG, encoded by the exons ATGGCCATCGATATCGCAGCTTTGGAAGAAAG GTACATTGATTCTTGCAAGAAGCATGGTGTCATACCTAATACTGCAATTTTATCTGGTCTATTCAAG gCTGTGGTGAAGAAATCCCGCCATGAGCCGTGTAGCCTGGAAATTTTCTTGGACCATCTCAAGGATACCGATTTTCATCCACTTCTTGAATTATTTATGGAACTTGACGCTTCAGAGATTGAAGCGATTGACGTACGTAATGAATCATCATGTATGTTTGATGGAGAATATGCTTTGTCATTGATGCGTGCTGTCAATCAAAAGCTTCGACGAGTTGATCTCCAAGATTTTTCATTTGGAAAGAATTTCTTACG GGATCTCTCTAAGAGAGGTTTGCCATGCCAAGTCTTAGCCTTGAGGTCTTCACACTTCCGGAAGCTCAACATAACGGGGGAGTTCAAGCGGATACACACCCTTAACCTTGACTTCAGTACTTCACTCACTAGTTTCAAGGAAGATTGTTTTACTTGCATGCCCAATTTGATGTGCCTCTCAATGTGTGAAACGAGAATTATAAATCTTTGGACAACCATTGCCGCACTTTCTAAACTCCCTTCTTTGGTTGAACTTCGGTTTCAGAATTGGCTGTGTCGCAACGATGCTGGGCCTTCTGCCACATCATCTGAAGGGAGATCAGATAGCAGAACTGATTTTTGTCAGTCAAAGAGTGCTCCTTACATTGGAGCATCATCCGTTGATATCGGTGTAATCACAGATTATAACTCAACCACGGAAGAGGCACTCAGGAATTTGTTTTCACTTAATGATGTGGTAACAAATCACGAAGCTCAAAGCATGATTGAGGATTCATCAGATGATAGTGATGTCGATTTTTCTTTTCGCCAACAAGAACATGGTTATAGGGAGCTatcatccattttttttcctaggtTGAATGAACAGTTTGATCAGCTGAATGAG GTTTCTTTTGACCCATTACACAGTAAAAGTGGAGAAGAGTCCTTGGCAGCTGCCTTTACAAGGCAAATTTCAGACGTCACTTTGAAGTTTGTTTCTTGTCATGCCTCACCGATATGCTTTGAAAAGCACTATAGAGACTACATGATAGCTTCATTGCCCCGTTTGAAAGTTTTAGATAACTTGCCTATCAAAATGATTGACAGGGAAAATGCTACAGTTACCTTTTCAAAATACTTTGAGTATCTACCGTACAAAAGGAAGCATAAAGAGAGCGTCGTTAGTATCTTACAGAAGCGTGAACTAAGAGCAAGTCACAGTCATATGCAGAATCCAATGCAAAAGTCATCATATACTCCTggaaagtcaaaatatttttataccagGTCTCTTTGTGCTGCTAAAGTTGGGTCTTCTGCCTGGCCTTTATTGCATCCACTTTCAATTAGAAGCAATGGTTTGGGAAATGAAGGTATGGGCTTTCGTCCAAGGCAGTTTGAGTATCATCCATCTGATTCTAGCCTAATGGTCTTTGGAACTTTGGATGGTGAAGTTGTTGTAGTCAACCATGAGAAAGAGCAAATTGTTAGTTATATCCCATCACTTGGTGCAATGAACAGTGTGCTGGGACTCTGTTGGCTCAAGAAGTATCCCTCCAAG CTCATAGCTGGTTCGGATAATGGTTCATTGAAATTATATGATATCCAACATATGCCAGCAACTACTGTGAGCATATATGATAATAGTGCTGGCTCTGTCTCCTTTGATGAGTTCGACCAACTGACATCTGTTCATGTTAACTCTACGGATGAACTCTTTCTTGCAAGTGGATACTCAAGAAATGTTGCATTGTATGACTTAAGCAGCAGAAGACGCTTACAGGTTTTCACTGATATGCATCGAGAGCATATTAATGTAGTGAAGTTTGCTAACCATTCTCCCTCCATTTTTGCTACTTCTTCCTTTGATCACGATGTCAAGTTGTGGGACTTACGGCAGAAACCACTGCACCCATGTTATACTGCTTCAAGCTCTAGGGGAAATGTGATGGCTTGCTTCTCTCCAGATGATCAGTTCCTTCTTGTTTCAGCTGTTGACAATGAG GTTAGACAACTTCTGGCTGTTGATGGGAGGCTCCACTTGAATCTTGAGATAGCTTCTACGGGAACCTCTCAGAACTACACTCGTTCCTATTACATGAATGGAAGGGATTATATTATCAGTGGGAGTTGTGACGAGCATGTAGTCCGCATTTGCTGTGCCCAAACCGGAAGGCGTCTAAGGGATATCTCTTTGGAG GGAAGTGGCTCAGGATCTATGTTTGTGCAATCTTTGAGGGGTGATCCTTTCAGA GATTTCAACCTGAGTATTTTAGCAGCCTATACACGTCCAAGCTCAAAGTCCGAGATTGTCAAG GTCAATCTGCTGGAATCAAGTGACTCTGCCAAGGAAAATTCTTTCAGCCGGAATTCCTGCCCATTCAATAGTATGGGAGGTTGA
- the LOC121256112 gene encoding uncharacterized protein LOC121256112, which translates to MERKQGFFSALKDEVVRGLSPSRSRANSPARTGSPIISGLLRRKKGSQHQNPVAHPEPLIARSGSLRPLGGALAPLMEGPDPDGGEIGDSKRSGSSLGQWMKGQLARTPSVTSSMAACKRSDLRLLIGVMGAPLAPVHVSTTDPLPHLSIKDTPIETSSAQYILQQYTAASGGQKLQSSIKNAYAMGKIKMLASEFETATKVMKNRNASRCAESGGFVIWQMNPDMWYVELAVGGSKVHAGCNGELVWRHTPWLGAHTAKGPVRPLRRALQGLDPRTTASMFADARCIGEKKIDGEDCFILKLCADPRTLKARSEGPAEIIRHVLFGYFSQKTGLLVHMEDSHLTRIQSIGGDAVYWETTINSFLDDYRPVEGIMIAHSGRSVVTLFRFGEMAMSHTKTKMEEAWTIEEVAFNVPGLSVDCFIPPADLRSGSISETCDLPQDERGKGAIALAAHRAKVAALEKDHDSSVDNMI; encoded by the exons ATGGAAAGAAAGCAGGGGTTCTTCTCGGCGCTAAAAGATGAGGTGGTGAGGGGCCTCTCGCCGTCTCGGTCTCGGGCCAACAGCCCTGCCAGAACCGGTTCGCCCATCATATCGGGCCTGCTCCGGAGAAAGAAGGGCAGCCAACACCAAAATCCCGTGGCGCATCCGGAGCCTTTGATCGCGAGATCCGGCAGTCTGAGGCCACTGGGGGGAGCACTGGCGCCGCTGATGGAGGGTCCGGACCCGGACGGAGGGGAAATCGGGGACTCGAAGAGGAGCGGATCAAGTTTGGGGCAGTGGATGAAGGGGCAGCTGGCGAGGACGCCTTCCGTAACCTCTTCCATGGCGGCTTGCAAGAGGTCTGATTTGAGGCTGTTGATTGGGGTGATGGGTGCTCCTCTCGCCCCGGTGCACGTTAGCACCACTGACCCATTGCCTCATCTTAGCATCAAGGACACCCCCATT GAGACCTCATCCGCCCAGTACATATTGCAGCAGTACACAGCGGCTTCTGGTGGACAGAAGCTGCAGAGCTCGATTAAAAATGCCTATGCGATGGGAAAGATCAAGATGTTAGCTTCTGAGTTTGAAACCGCCACGAAGGTGATGAAGAACCGGAATGCCTCTAGATGTGCTGAATCGGGAGGGTTTGTGATCTGGCAGATGAACCCCGATATGTGGTATGTGGAGCTTGCAGTTGGGGGAAGCAAGGTTCATGCTGGCTGCAATGGCGAGCTTGTTTGGAGGCACACTCCCTGGCTTGGTGCCCACACTGCAAAAGGGCCCGTGAGGCCTCTGCGTCGAGCACTTCAG GGCCTTGATCCTAGAACTACCGCCAGTATGTTTGCGGATGCAAGATGCATAGGAGAGAAGAAGATCGATGGCGAGGATTGCTTTATCCTCAAGCTTTGTGCTGACCCTCGGACATTGAAGGCCAGGAGTGAAGGCCCGGCAGAGATAATTAGGCATGTCTTGTTTGGCTACTTCAGCCAGAAGACTGGGCTTCTTGTTCACATGGAGGATTCGCATCTGACCCGCATCCAATCTATTGGTGGTGATGCAGTCTACTGGGAGACTACTATCAATTCATTCCTTGACGATTACAGGCCTGTTGAGGGGATCATGATTGCGCACTCTGGGCGCTCTGTGGTGACACTCTTCAGGTTCGGTGAGATGGCAATGAGCCATACCAAAACAAAGATGGAAGAAGCTTGGACAATTGAAGAGGTTGCATTTAATGTTCCTGGCCTGTCGGTAGACTGCTTCATTCCGCCAGCAGATTTGAGATCTGGATCCATCAGCGAGACCTGTGACCTTCCCCAGGACGAAAGGGGAAAGGGGGCAATTGCACTCGCAGCACATCGGGCCAAAGTTGCAGCCCTGGAGAAAGACCACGACAGCTCAGTTGATAACATGATTTAG
- the LOC121256174 gene encoding uncharacterized protein LOC121256174 isoform X2: protein MELDASEIEAIDVRNESSCMFDGEYALSLMRAVNQKLRRVDLQDFSFGKNFLRDLSKRGLPCQVLALRSSHFRKLNITGEFKRIHTLNLDFSTSLTSFKEDCFTCMPNLMCLSMCETRIINLWTTIAALSKLPSLVELRFQNWLCRNDAGPSATSSEGRSDSRTDFCQSKSAPYIGASSVDIGVITDYNSTTEEALRNLFSLNDVVTNHEAQSMIEDSSDDSDVDFSFRQQEHGYRELSSIFFPRLNEQFDQLNEVSFDPLHSKSGEESLAAAFTRQISDVTLKFVSCHASPICFEKHYRDYMIASLPRLKVLDNLPIKMIDRENATVTFSKYFEYLPYKRKHKESVVSILQKRELRASHSHMQNPMQKSSYTPGKSKYFYTRSLCAAKVGSSAWPLLHPLSIRSNGLGNEGMGFRPRQFEYHPSDSSLMVFGTLDGEVVVVNHEKEQIVSYIPSLGAMNSVLGLCWLKKYPSKLIAGSDNGSLKLYDIQHMPATTVSIYDNSAGSVSFDEFDQLTSVHVNSTDELFLASGYSRNVALYDLSSRRRLQVFTDMHREHINVVKFANHSPSIFATSSFDHDVKLWDLRQKPLHPCYTASSSRGNVMACFSPDDQFLLVSAVDNEVRQLLAVDGRLHLNLEIASTGTSQNYTRSYYMNGRDYIISGSCDEHVVRICCAQTGRRLRDISLEGSGSGSMFVQSLRGDPFRDFNLSILAAYTRPSSKSEIVKVNLLESSDSAKENSFSRNSCPFNSMGG, encoded by the exons ATGGAACTTGACGCTTCAGAGATTGAAGCGATTGACGTACGTAATGAATCATCATGTATGTTTGATGGAGAATATGCTTTGTCATTGATGCGTGCTGTCAATCAAAAGCTTCGACGAGTTGATCTCCAAGATTTTTCATTTGGAAAGAATTTCTTACG GGATCTCTCTAAGAGAGGTTTGCCATGCCAAGTCTTAGCCTTGAGGTCTTCACACTTCCGGAAGCTCAACATAACGGGGGAGTTCAAGCGGATACACACCCTTAACCTTGACTTCAGTACTTCACTCACTAGTTTCAAGGAAGATTGTTTTACTTGCATGCCCAATTTGATGTGCCTCTCAATGTGTGAAACGAGAATTATAAATCTTTGGACAACCATTGCCGCACTTTCTAAACTCCCTTCTTTGGTTGAACTTCGGTTTCAGAATTGGCTGTGTCGCAACGATGCTGGGCCTTCTGCCACATCATCTGAAGGGAGATCAGATAGCAGAACTGATTTTTGTCAGTCAAAGAGTGCTCCTTACATTGGAGCATCATCCGTTGATATCGGTGTAATCACAGATTATAACTCAACCACGGAAGAGGCACTCAGGAATTTGTTTTCACTTAATGATGTGGTAACAAATCACGAAGCTCAAAGCATGATTGAGGATTCATCAGATGATAGTGATGTCGATTTTTCTTTTCGCCAACAAGAACATGGTTATAGGGAGCTatcatccattttttttcctaggtTGAATGAACAGTTTGATCAGCTGAATGAG GTTTCTTTTGACCCATTACACAGTAAAAGTGGAGAAGAGTCCTTGGCAGCTGCCTTTACAAGGCAAATTTCAGACGTCACTTTGAAGTTTGTTTCTTGTCATGCCTCACCGATATGCTTTGAAAAGCACTATAGAGACTACATGATAGCTTCATTGCCCCGTTTGAAAGTTTTAGATAACTTGCCTATCAAAATGATTGACAGGGAAAATGCTACAGTTACCTTTTCAAAATACTTTGAGTATCTACCGTACAAAAGGAAGCATAAAGAGAGCGTCGTTAGTATCTTACAGAAGCGTGAACTAAGAGCAAGTCACAGTCATATGCAGAATCCAATGCAAAAGTCATCATATACTCCTggaaagtcaaaatatttttataccagGTCTCTTTGTGCTGCTAAAGTTGGGTCTTCTGCCTGGCCTTTATTGCATCCACTTTCAATTAGAAGCAATGGTTTGGGAAATGAAGGTATGGGCTTTCGTCCAAGGCAGTTTGAGTATCATCCATCTGATTCTAGCCTAATGGTCTTTGGAACTTTGGATGGTGAAGTTGTTGTAGTCAACCATGAGAAAGAGCAAATTGTTAGTTATATCCCATCACTTGGTGCAATGAACAGTGTGCTGGGACTCTGTTGGCTCAAGAAGTATCCCTCCAAG CTCATAGCTGGTTCGGATAATGGTTCATTGAAATTATATGATATCCAACATATGCCAGCAACTACTGTGAGCATATATGATAATAGTGCTGGCTCTGTCTCCTTTGATGAGTTCGACCAACTGACATCTGTTCATGTTAACTCTACGGATGAACTCTTTCTTGCAAGTGGATACTCAAGAAATGTTGCATTGTATGACTTAAGCAGCAGAAGACGCTTACAGGTTTTCACTGATATGCATCGAGAGCATATTAATGTAGTGAAGTTTGCTAACCATTCTCCCTCCATTTTTGCTACTTCTTCCTTTGATCACGATGTCAAGTTGTGGGACTTACGGCAGAAACCACTGCACCCATGTTATACTGCTTCAAGCTCTAGGGGAAATGTGATGGCTTGCTTCTCTCCAGATGATCAGTTCCTTCTTGTTTCAGCTGTTGACAATGAG GTTAGACAACTTCTGGCTGTTGATGGGAGGCTCCACTTGAATCTTGAGATAGCTTCTACGGGAACCTCTCAGAACTACACTCGTTCCTATTACATGAATGGAAGGGATTATATTATCAGTGGGAGTTGTGACGAGCATGTAGTCCGCATTTGCTGTGCCCAAACCGGAAGGCGTCTAAGGGATATCTCTTTGGAG GGAAGTGGCTCAGGATCTATGTTTGTGCAATCTTTGAGGGGTGATCCTTTCAGA GATTTCAACCTGAGTATTTTAGCAGCCTATACACGTCCAAGCTCAAAGTCCGAGATTGTCAAG GTCAATCTGCTGGAATCAAGTGACTCTGCCAAGGAAAATTCTTTCAGCCGGAATTCCTGCCCATTCAATAGTATGGGAGGTTGA